A genomic stretch from Flavobacterium nitratireducens includes:
- the ykgO gene encoding type B 50S ribosomal protein L36: MKVRASVKKRSAECIIVRRKGRLYVINKKNPRFKQRQG, from the coding sequence ATGAAAGTAAGAGCATCAGTAAAAAAGAGAAGTGCCGAGTGCATTATCGTACGTAGAAAAGGAAGATTATACGTAATAAACAAAAAGAATCCTAGATTTAAACAAAGACAAGGATAA
- the infA gene encoding translation initiation factor IF-1 gives MAKQSAIEQDGSIIEALSNAMFRVELENGHVVIAHISGKMRMHYIKLLPGDKVKLEMSPYDLSKARITYRY, from the coding sequence ATGGCAAAACAATCAGCAATAGAACAAGACGGATCAATCATTGAAGCATTATCTAATGCAATGTTCCGTGTAGAATTAGAGAATGGACACGTTGTAATTGCTCATATTTCTGGAAAAATGCGTATGCATTACATCAAATTATTACCTGGTGATAAAGTGAAATTAGAAATGAGTCCTTACGATTTGTCAAAAGCAAGAATTACTTATAGATATTAA
- the secY gene encoding preprotein translocase subunit SecY: MKKFFESLSNVWKIEELKNRILITLGLLLVYRFGAHVTLPGIDATQLNSLAGQTEKGIGSILDMFTGGAFSKASVFALGIMPYISASIVVQLMGIAIPYLQKLQSDGESGRKKINQITRWLTIVITLVQGPTYIYNLYRTLPGSAFLLGFNSFEFLFSSVIILVTGTIFAMWLGEKITDKGIGNGISLLIMVGILARFPQAFIQEFTTRVTNNNGGPMLLVLEIIIWLLVIIACVLLTMAIRKIPVQYARRTASGDFEQDMLGGNRQWIPLKLNASGVMPIIFAQAIMFIPAALAGLSKSDASQSIVGAFSNMFGFWYNFVFALLIIVFTYFYTAITVPTNKMSDDLKRSGGFIPGVRPGAETSDFLDKVMSLITFPGSLFLALIAVFPAIVVSLMDVQQSWAMFFGGTSLIIMVGVAIDTIQQINSYLLNKHYDGLMKSGKNRKAVA; encoded by the coding sequence ATGAAGAAATTTTTTGAATCATTAAGTAATGTTTGGAAAATCGAGGAACTAAAAAATAGAATCCTTATTACATTAGGTCTTTTATTAGTTTATCGTTTTGGAGCACACGTTACTCTTCCAGGAATTGACGCTACACAATTAAACAGTTTAGCTGGCCAAACCGAAAAAGGTATTGGGTCTATTTTAGATATGTTTACTGGAGGAGCTTTTTCTAAAGCGTCAGTTTTTGCTTTAGGAATTATGCCTTATATTTCTGCATCTATCGTTGTACAGCTCATGGGAATTGCTATTCCTTATTTGCAAAAATTACAAAGTGATGGAGAAAGTGGTAGAAAAAAGATTAACCAAATTACACGTTGGTTGACTATTGTAATTACTTTAGTTCAAGGACCTACGTATATTTATAATCTTTACAGAACGCTACCAGGAAGTGCATTTTTATTAGGTTTTAATTCTTTTGAATTCTTATTTTCTTCAGTAATTATCTTAGTTACAGGTACAATTTTTGCCATGTGGTTGGGAGAAAAAATAACTGATAAAGGAATCGGAAATGGTATTTCACTATTAATTATGGTGGGTATCTTAGCAAGATTTCCTCAGGCATTTATTCAAGAATTTACAACTAGAGTTACAAACAACAATGGAGGTCCAATGTTGTTAGTACTTGAAATAATTATTTGGCTTTTAGTTATCATTGCTTGTGTATTGTTAACTATGGCTATTCGAAAAATACCAGTTCAGTATGCTCGTCGTACTGCTTCTGGTGATTTTGAACAAGATATGTTAGGTGGAAATAGACAATGGATACCTTTAAAGCTTAATGCTTCTGGAGTTATGCCAATCATTTTTGCGCAAGCAATTATGTTTATTCCTGCTGCTTTGGCAGGATTGTCAAAATCCGATGCTTCACAATCTATTGTAGGTGCTTTTAGTAATATGTTCGGTTTTTGGTATAATTTTGTATTCGCTTTATTAATTATTGTGTTTACTTACTTTTATACTGCAATTACAGTTCCTACTAATAAAATGTCAGATGATCTTAAAAGAAGTGGTGGTTTTATCCCAGGTGTTAGGCCTGGAGCTGAAACTTCTGATTTTCTTGACAAAGTGATGTCTTTGATAACTTTTCCAGGTTCTTTATTTCTTGCTCTAATAGCTGTGTTCCCAGCCATAGTTGTAAGTCTTATGGATGTTCAACAATCTTGGGCAATGTTTTTTGGAGGTACCTCATTAATTATTATGGTAGGTGTTGCAATTGACACAATTCAACAAATCAATTCATACTTGTTGAATAAACATTATGATGGTTTAATGAAAAGCGGAAAAAATAGAAAAGCAGTAGCTTAA
- the rplO gene encoding 50S ribosomal protein L15, whose protein sequence is MNLSNLQPAEGSTHNQNKRVGRGEGSGKGGTAARGHKGAKSRSGYSKKIGFEGGQMPLQRRVPKFGFKNINRKEYEGVNLDTLQLLVDNGIVTDTVDMTVYVENRLATKNEIVKILGRGELKAKLKVSAHKFTATAKAAIEAVGGEAVTL, encoded by the coding sequence ATGAATTTAAGTAACTTACAACCAGCTGAAGGGTCAACGCACAATCAAAATAAAAGAGTAGGTAGAGGAGAAGGTTCTGGAAAAGGTGGTACTGCTGCACGTGGACACAAAGGAGCTAAATCTCGTTCTGGATATTCTAAAAAGATTGGTTTTGAAGGAGGTCAAATGCCACTTCAAAGACGTGTGCCTAAGTTTGGTTTTAAAAACATCAATCGTAAAGAATACGAAGGTGTAAATCTTGATACGCTTCAATTATTAGTAGATAATGGAATTGTTACAGATACTGTTGATATGACAGTTTATGTTGAAAACCGTTTGGCTACTAAAAACGAGATTGTAAAGATTTTAGGAAGAGGAGAATTGAAAGCTAAATTAAAAGTATCTGCTCACAAATTTACTGCTACTGCAAAAGCGGCTATCGAAGCTGTTGGTGGAGAAGCTGTAACACTATAA
- the rpmD gene encoding 50S ribosomal protein L30, translating into MAKLLVKQVRSKINCPLDQKRGLEALGLRKMGQVVEHDSNPAILGMINKVKHLVSVEEAK; encoded by the coding sequence ATGGCTAAATTATTAGTAAAACAAGTTAGAAGTAAAATCAACTGTCCACTTGATCAAAAAAGAGGATTAGAGGCTTTAGGTCTACGTAAAATGGGTCAAGTTGTAGAACATGACTCAAACCCTGCAATCCTTGGGATGATAAACAAAGTTAAACACTTAGTTTCTGTAGAAGAAGCTAAATAA
- the rpsE gene encoding 30S ribosomal protein S5 has translation MMSKYKNVELVKPSGLELKDRLVSVNRVTKVTKGGRAFGFSAIVVVGDENGVVGHGLGKSKDVSEAIAKAVEDAKKNLVRIPLNGQSVPHEQKGKFGGARVFLIPASHGTGVIAGGAVRSVLESVGIHDVLSKSQGSSNPHNVVKATFDALLQMRSAHTVAKQRGVSLEKVFKG, from the coding sequence ATTATGTCTAAATACAAAAATGTAGAATTAGTAAAACCAAGTGGTCTTGAACTTAAAGATCGTCTGGTAAGTGTAAATCGTGTTACTAAAGTTACAAAAGGAGGTAGAGCTTTTGGTTTTTCTGCTATTGTAGTTGTAGGTGATGAAAACGGAGTAGTTGGTCACGGATTAGGAAAATCTAAAGACGTTTCTGAAGCAATTGCGAAAGCAGTAGAAGATGCTAAGAAAAACTTAGTTAGAATTCCTTTGAATGGTCAATCAGTTCCTCACGAACAAAAAGGTAAATTTGGTGGTGCACGTGTATTTTTAATTCCTGCTTCTCATGGTACAGGAGTTATTGCTGGTGGAGCTGTTCGTTCAGTTCTTGAATCAGTAGGTATTCACGATGTATTATCTAAATCTCAAGGATCATCAAATCCTCACAACGTAGTGAAAGCAACTTTTGATGCTTTATTACAAATGAGAAGTGCTCACACCGTTGCAAAACAAAGAGGAGTATCTTTAGAAAAAGTTTTTAAAGGTTAA
- the rplR gene encoding 50S ribosomal protein L18, which produces MSLTKPERRQRIRFRIRKTVSGTATSPRLSVFRSNKEIYAQLIDDVNGVTLLSASSREKEIGKGTNVEVAAAVGKLVAEKALKAGVDTVKFDRGGYLYHGRIKSLAEGARAAGLKF; this is translated from the coding sequence ATGTCATTAACAAAACCTGAAAGAAGACAGAGAATCAGATTCAGAATCAGAAAAACGGTAAGTGGTACTGCTACTAGCCCAAGATTATCTGTATTTAGAAGTAACAAAGAAATTTATGCTCAATTAATTGATGACGTAAACGGAGTTACATTATTATCTGCTTCTTCAAGAGAGAAAGAAATAGGAAAAGGTACTAACGTTGAAGTTGCAGCTGCAGTTGGAAAATTGGTTGCTGAAAAAGCGTTAAAAGCTGGGGTAGATACAGTAAAATTCGATAGAGGAGGATACTTATACCACGGTCGTATAAAATCATTAGCAGAAGGCGCAAGAGCCGCTGGACTTAAATTCTAA
- the rplF gene encoding 50S ribosomal protein L6 yields MSRIGKSPIVIPAGVTVEVKDGIITVKGKNGQLTQEFSDVTVKVEGDQVLVERSSDHKDQRAKHGLYRSLINNMIVGVTDGFTKSLELVGVGYRASNQGQKLDLALGFSHNIVLEVAPEVIVETISEKGKNPIVKLTSYDKQLLGAVAAKIRGFRRPEPYKGKGVKFVGEVLRRKAGKSA; encoded by the coding sequence ATGTCAAGAATAGGAAAAAGCCCAATTGTAATCCCTGCTGGAGTAACTGTAGAAGTTAAAGACGGTATTATTACAGTAAAAGGAAAAAATGGTCAACTAACACAGGAGTTTTCGGATGTAACTGTAAAAGTTGAAGGTGATCAAGTTTTAGTAGAAAGATCATCTGATCACAAAGATCAAAGAGCAAAACATGGTTTGTACAGATCTTTAATCAATAACATGATTGTTGGTGTAACTGATGGATTTACTAAATCTTTAGAATTGGTTGGAGTAGGTTATAGAGCTTCTAACCAAGGACAAAAATTAGATTTAGCTCTTGGATTTTCTCACAATATTGTTTTAGAAGTTGCTCCAGAAGTAATTGTTGAAACTATATCTGAAAAAGGTAAGAACCCAATCGTAAAATTAACATCTTATGATAAACAACTTTTAGGAGCTGTTGCTGCGAAAATCAGAGGTTTCCGTAGACCAGAACCATACAAAGGAAAAGGTGTTAAATTTGTAGGTGAAGTATTAAGAAGAAAAGCAGGTAAATCAGCTTAA
- the rpsH gene encoding 30S ribosomal protein S8, translating to MNTDPIADYLTRVRNAVAANHKVVEIPASNLKKEITKILFDQGYILSYKFEQNTVQGSIKIALKYDKDTKEPVIKDIQRISKPGLRKYSSSANIPRILNGLGIAIVSTSKGLMTGKKAKQLNVGGEVICYVY from the coding sequence ATGAATACAGATCCTATTGCAGATTATTTAACGCGAGTTAGAAACGCTGTGGCTGCAAACCACAAAGTTGTTGAAATTCCGGCATCTAATCTAAAAAAAGAGATAACTAAGATTTTATTTGATCAAGGTTATATCTTAAGTTACAAATTTGAGCAGAACACAGTACAAGGTTCTATCAAAATTGCTTTGAAGTACGATAAAGATACTAAAGAGCCAGTTATTAAAGATATCCAAAGAATTAGTAAGCCAGGTTTGCGTAAATATTCAAGTTCTGCAAACATTCCTAGAATCCTTAACGGATTGGGTATTGCTATTGTTTCTACATCAAAAGGTTTGATGACTGGAAAGAAAGCTAAGCAATTAAATGTAGGTGGTGAAGTAATTTGCTACGTATACTAA
- the rpsN gene encoding 30S ribosomal protein S14, giving the protein MAKESMKAREVKRQKTVEKYAEKRKALLEAGDFVGLQKLPKNASPVRLHNRCKLTGRPRGYMRQFGISRVTFREMANNGLIPGVKKASW; this is encoded by the coding sequence ATGGCTAAAGAATCAATGAAAGCCCGCGAGGTTAAGAGACAAAAAACGGTAGAGAAGTATGCTGAAAAAAGAAAAGCTTTGTTAGAAGCTGGAGATTTCGTAGGTTTGCAAAAATTACCAAAAAATGCTTCACCAGTTCGTTTACACAATCGTTGTAAATTAACAGGAAGACCAAGAGGGTACATGCGTCAATTCGGTATTTCACGTGTAACTTTCCGTGAAATGGCTAATAATGGATTGATACCAGGAGTTAAAAAAGCAAGCTGGTAA
- the rplE gene encoding 50S ribosomal protein L5, whose product MAYIPRLKEEYKSRVISALTEEFGYKNVMQVPKLEKIVLSRGVGAAVSDKKLIDYAVEELTKITGQKAVSTISKKDVASFKLRKGMPIGAKVTLRGERMYEFLDRLITSALPRVRDFNGIKATGFDGRGNYNLGVLEQIIFPEIDIDKVNKISGMDITFVTTAQTDKEAKSLLAELGLPFKKN is encoded by the coding sequence ATGGCTTATATACCTAGATTAAAAGAAGAATATAAGAGTAGAGTAATCTCTGCTCTTACTGAAGAATTCGGTTACAAAAACGTAATGCAAGTTCCTAAATTGGAAAAAATCGTTTTGAGCCGTGGAGTTGGTGCAGCTGTATCTGATAAAAAATTAATCGACTATGCTGTTGAGGAATTAACAAAGATCACTGGACAAAAAGCAGTTTCTACAATCTCTAAGAAAGACGTTGCGTCTTTCAAATTGAGAAAAGGAATGCCAATTGGAGCAAAAGTTACTTTGCGTGGAGAAAGAATGTATGAGTTCTTAGATAGATTGATTACTTCAGCTTTACCACGTGTAAGAGATTTTAACGGAATCAAAGCTACAGGTTTTGATGGAAGAGGAAACTACAATCTTGGAGTATTAGAGCAAATTATTTTCCCAGAAATTGATATTGACAAAGTGAACAAGATTTCAGGAATGGATATCACTTTTGTTACTACTGCTCAAACAGACAAAGAAGCAAAGTCATTATTGGCTGAATTAGGTTTACCTTTTAAAAAGAATTAA
- the rplX gene encoding 50S ribosomal protein L24, translating to MIKLKIKSGDIVRVIAGDHKGAEGKVLRVDREKNKAIVEGVNLVSKHTKPSAKNPQGGIVKKEAPIQISNISLIDPKTKETTRVGIRVEGDKKVRFSKKSNQVL from the coding sequence ATGATAAAGCTAAAAATAAAATCAGGTGACATTGTAAGAGTAATTGCTGGAGATCACAAAGGTGCTGAAGGTAAAGTATTACGTGTTGACCGTGAGAAAAACAAAGCGATTGTTGAAGGTGTAAACTTGGTGTCTAAACACACTAAACCAAGTGCAAAAAATCCTCAAGGAGGAATCGTTAAAAAGGAAGCTCCAATTCAAATTTCTAATATCTCTTTAATTGATCCTAAAACAAAGGAAACAACTAGAGTAGGTATAAGAGTTGAAGGAGATAAGAAAGTAAGATTTTCAAAAAAATCTAATCAAGTACTATAG
- the rplN gene encoding 50S ribosomal protein L14 gives MVQQESRLKVADNTGAKEVLTIRVLGGTKRRYASVGDKIVVSIKDSTPNGNVKKGAVSTAVVVRTKKEVRRADGSYIRFDDNACVLLNAAGEMRGTRVFGPVARELREKQFMKIVSLAPEVL, from the coding sequence ATGGTACAACAAGAATCAAGACTAAAAGTAGCAGATAACACAGGAGCTAAAGAAGTTTTAACTATCCGTGTTTTAGGAGGTACTAAAAGAAGATATGCCTCTGTTGGTGATAAGATTGTAGTATCTATCAAAGATTCAACTCCAAACGGAAACGTGAAAAAAGGAGCTGTATCAACTGCAGTTGTTGTACGTACCAAAAAAGAAGTGAGAAGAGCTGATGGTTCTTACATCCGTTTCGATGACAATGCTTGTGTTTTATTAAACGCAGCAGGAGAAATGAGAGGAACTCGTGTTTTTGGTCCGGTAGCAAGAGAACTTCGTGAAAAACAATTCATGAAAATTGTATCATTAGCACCAGAAGTGCTTTAA
- the rpsQ gene encoding 30S ribosomal protein S17: MEKRNLRKERIGVVTSNKMDKSIVVAQVTKVKHPLYGKFVLKTKKFVAHDETNDCNIGDTVRISETRPLSKSKCWRLVEILERAK; encoded by the coding sequence ATGGAAAAAAGAAATTTAAGAAAAGAAAGAATCGGGGTTGTTACTTCAAACAAAATGGATAAGTCTATTGTTGTTGCACAAGTAACTAAAGTAAAACACCCATTATACGGTAAGTTCGTATTGAAAACAAAGAAATTTGTTGCACATGACGAAACAAACGACTGTAACATTGGAGATACTGTAAGAATTAGCGAAACGCGTCCTTTAAGTAAATCAAAATGTTGGAGATTAGTTGAAATCCTAGAAAGAGCTAAATAA
- the rpmC gene encoding 50S ribosomal protein L29, with amino-acid sequence MKQSEIKDLSAAQLQENLSQAKKRYADLKMAHAISPIENPLQIRSLRRTVARLATELTKREVQ; translated from the coding sequence ATGAAACAATCAGAAATAAAAGATCTTTCTGCAGCACAGTTGCAAGAAAATCTTAGCCAAGCTAAGAAAAGATATGCTGACCTAAAAATGGCTCATGCAATATCTCCAATTGAAAATCCACTTCAAATTAGAAGTTTAAGAAGAACAGTTGCGAGATTGGCTACTGAGCTTACTAAAAGAGAGGTGCAATAA
- the rplP gene encoding 50S ribosomal protein L16, with protein MLQPKRTKYRKVQKGRMKGNSQRGHELSNGMFGIKSVHEDGMFLTSRQIEAARIAATRYMKREGQLWIKIFPDKPITKKPLEVRMGKGKGAVEYWAAVVKPGRIMFEVGGVPLSVAKEALRLAAQKLPVKTKFVVARDFEA; from the coding sequence ATGTTACAGCCTAAAAGAACAAAATACCGTAAGGTACAAAAAGGTAGAATGAAAGGTAACTCTCAAAGAGGGCATGAACTTTCTAACGGAATGTTTGGTATTAAATCTGTTCATGAAGATGGTATGTTCTTAACTTCTCGTCAAATCGAAGCTGCGCGTATTGCTGCAACTCGTTACATGAAAAGAGAGGGACAATTATGGATTAAAATATTTCCAGACAAGCCAATTACTAAGAAACCTCTAGAGGTACGTATGGGTAAAGGAAAAGGAGCAGTAGAATACTGGGCTGCCGTTGTTAAACCTGGAAGAATTATGTTTGAAGTTGGTGGTGTTCCATTGTCAGTTGCAAAAGAGGCTTTACGTCTTGCAGCACAAAAACTACCAGTTAAAACTAAATTCGTTGTTGCTAGAGATTTCGAAGCATAA
- the rpsC gene encoding 30S ribosomal protein S3, with the protein MGQKTNPIGNRLGIIRGWDSNWYGGNDYGDKIAEDHKIRKYVHARLSKASVSKVIIERTLKLVTVTITTARPGIIIGKGGQEVDKLKEELKKVTDKEVQINIFEIKRPELDAYLVATSIARQIESRISYRRAIKMAIAASMRMNAEGIKVLISGRLNGAEMARSEGFKEGRIPLSTFRADIDYALAEAHTTYGRMGIKVWIMKGEVYGKRELSPLAGMDKKQSSGKGGDAPRGKSNFSKGGKSDARKRK; encoded by the coding sequence ATGGGACAAAAGACAAATCCAATTGGAAATAGACTTGGTATCATCAGAGGATGGGACTCAAACTGGTATGGTGGAAATGATTATGGTGATAAAATCGCTGAAGATCACAAAATCAGAAAGTATGTACATGCTCGTTTATCAAAAGCTAGTGTATCTAAAGTAATTATCGAGAGAACTTTAAAACTTGTAACCGTTACTATCACTACGGCTCGTCCAGGTATCATCATTGGTAAAGGAGGTCAAGAGGTAGACAAGTTGAAAGAAGAACTTAAGAAAGTTACTGACAAAGAGGTTCAAATCAACATCTTTGAAATTAAAAGACCTGAGTTAGATGCTTATTTAGTTGCAACAAGCATCGCTCGTCAAATCGAAAGCCGTATTTCTTACAGACGTGCAATCAAAATGGCTATTGCTGCTTCTATGCGTATGAACGCTGAAGGTATCAAAGTTTTGATTTCTGGTCGTTTGAATGGAGCTGAGATGGCACGTTCAGAAGGTTTCAAAGAAGGAAGAATTCCTTTGTCAACTTTCAGAGCTGATATTGATTATGCACTTGCTGAGGCACATACTACTTATGGTAGAATGGGTATTAAAGTGTGGATCATGAAAGGTGAGGTTTACGGAAAGAGAGAATTATCTCCACTTGCTGGAATGGACAAAAAACAATCTAGTGGTAAAGGTGGTGATGCTCCTCGTGGAAAATCTAACTTTTCTAAAGGTGGAAAATCAGACGCTCGTAAAAGAAAGTAA
- the rplV gene encoding 50S ribosomal protein L22, producing the protein MGVRKRETADARKEANKSIAFAKLNNCPTSPRKMRLVADLVRGQKVERALNILRFSSKEASRKLEKLLLSAINNWEQKNSEASLEEAGLFVKEIRVDGGMMLKRLRPAPQGRAHRIRKRSNHVTIVLGAINNTQAN; encoded by the coding sequence ATGGGAGTTCGTAAAAGAGAAACAGCAGATGCGAGAAAAGAGGCTAATAAGTCTATTGCTTTCGCAAAATTGAATAACTGCCCTACTTCACCTAGAAAAATGCGCTTAGTAGCGGACTTGGTAAGAGGTCAGAAGGTAGAAAGAGCACTTAACATCTTGAGATTCAGTTCTAAAGAAGCTTCAAGAAAATTAGAAAAACTATTATTATCTGCAATCAACAACTGGGAGCAAAAAAATAGTGAAGCTAGTTTAGAAGAAGCTGGATTATTTGTTAAAGAGATCAGAGTAGATGGTGGAATGATGTTGAAAAGACTTCGTCCAGCTCCGCAAGGTCGTGCACACAGAATTAGAAAACGTTCTAATCACGTAACAATCGTGTTAGGAGCTATTAATAACACACAAGCAAATTAA
- the rpsS gene encoding 30S ribosomal protein S19: MARSLKKGPFVHYKLEKKVEENIAGGNKGVVKTWSRASMITPDFVGQTIAVHNGRQFVPVYVTENMVGHKLGEFSPTRSFRGHAGAKNKGKK; the protein is encoded by the coding sequence ATGGCACGTTCATTAAAAAAAGGACCTTTCGTTCATTATAAATTAGAGAAGAAAGTTGAAGAAAACATCGCAGGTGGAAATAAAGGAGTGGTTAAGACTTGGTCTAGAGCTTCTATGATTACTCCTGACTTTGTTGGACAAACTATCGCAGTTCACAACGGTCGTCAATTTGTACCTGTTTACGTAACTGAGAATATGGTAGGACATAAATTAGGAGAATTTTCACCAACTAGATCTTTTAGAGGTCATGCTGGAGCAAAAAATAAAGGTAAAAAATAA
- the rplB gene encoding 50S ribosomal protein L2, with translation MSVRKLKPITAGQRFRVVNGYDAITTDKPERSLIAPIKNSGGRNSQGKMTMRYTGGGHKQRYRIIDFKRTKDGIPATVKSIEYDPNRTAFIALLAYADGEKTYVIAQNGLKVGQKLVSGAEAQPEIGNTLPLSKIPLGTVISCIELRPGQGAVIARSAGTFAQLMARDGKYATIKMPSGETRLILLTCSATIGAVSNSDHQLVVSGKAGRTRWLGRRPRTRPVAMNPVDHPMGGGEGRSSGGHPRSRNGVPAKGYRTRSPKNPSNKYIVERRKK, from the coding sequence ATGTCAGTAAGAAAATTAAAACCTATTACCGCAGGTCAGCGATTTAGAGTTGTGAATGGTTATGACGCCATTACAACTGATAAGCCGGAACGCTCTTTGATAGCGCCGATAAAAAACTCTGGAGGTAGAAATAGTCAAGGAAAGATGACCATGCGTTATACGGGTGGTGGTCACAAGCAAAGATACCGTATCATTGATTTCAAAAGAACTAAAGATGGAATTCCAGCTACAGTGAAATCAATTGAATACGATCCAAATCGTACTGCTTTTATTGCTTTGTTAGCTTATGCTGATGGAGAAAAAACGTATGTAATTGCTCAAAATGGTTTGAAAGTTGGTCAGAAATTAGTTTCTGGTGCTGAGGCTCAACCAGAAATTGGTAATACTTTACCATTGAGTAAAATTCCTTTGGGAACTGTAATCTCTTGTATTGAGTTACGTCCAGGTCAAGGAGCTGTAATTGCTCGTTCAGCTGGAACATTTGCTCAATTAATGGCAAGAGATGGAAAATATGCTACGATTAAAATGCCTTCTGGAGAAACAAGATTGATCTTGTTAACTTGTTCAGCTACAATTGGAGCAGTTTCTAACTCAGATCATCAATTAGTGGTATCTGGAAAAGCAGGTAGAACTAGATGGTTAGGAAGAAGACCAAGAACAAGACCAGTAGCGATGAACCCAGTTGATCACCCAATGGGAGGTGGTGAAGGTCGTTCTTCTGGAGGACATCCACGTTCAAGAAATGGAGTACCAGCTAAAGGTTATAGAACTCGTTCTCCGAAAAATCCGAGTAATAAGTATATCGTAGAACGTAGAAAGAAATAA
- the rplW gene encoding 50S ribosomal protein L23, whose protein sequence is MSIIIKPIVTEKVTKESEVLNRFGFVVDKKANKVEIKKAVEAAYGVTVVSVNTINVRPDRTTKYTKSGLISGKSNAYKKALVQVQEGETIDFYNNI, encoded by the coding sequence ATGAGTATCATAATTAAACCTATAGTAACGGAAAAAGTAACCAAAGAAAGTGAAGTTTTAAACCGTTTTGGATTTGTAGTTGACAAAAAAGCAAACAAAGTTGAAATTAAGAAAGCTGTTGAGGCTGCTTATGGAGTAACTGTTGTTAGTGTTAACACAATCAACGTAAGACCGGATAGAACTACAAAATACACTAAAAGTGGTTTAATCAGTGGAAAGTCAAATGCTTACAAAAAAGCACTTGTTCAAGTACAAGAAGGAGAAACAATTGATTTTTACAACAATATCTAA
- the rplD gene encoding 50S ribosomal protein L4, with product MEVKVLDFNGKDTGRKVQLSDSVFAIEPNNHAVYLDVKQYLANQRQGTHKAKERAEVAGSTRKIKKQKGTGTARAGSAKSPVFKGGGTIFGPRPRSYSFKLNKNLKRLARKSAFSIKAKESNIIVLEDFNFETPSTKNFINVLKALELENKKSLFVLGDTNKNVYLSSRNLKASNVVSNSELSTYAILNANNLVLLESSLGVIEENLSK from the coding sequence ATGGAAGTAAAAGTATTAGATTTCAACGGAAAAGATACTGGAAGAAAAGTTCAACTTTCTGATTCAGTATTCGCAATTGAGCCAAATAATCACGCGGTATATCTTGATGTGAAGCAATATCTTGCTAATCAAAGACAAGGAACTCATAAAGCTAAAGAAAGAGCTGAAGTTGCTGGTAGTACACGTAAGATTAAAAAGCAAAAAGGTACAGGTACTGCTCGTGCAGGATCTGCTAAATCACCTGTATTTAAAGGTGGAGGAACTATTTTTGGGCCTAGACCAAGAAGTTATTCATTTAAATTGAATAAAAACTTGAAGCGTTTGGCTAGAAAATCAGCGTTCTCGATAAAAGCTAAAGAATCGAACATTATCGTTCTTGAAGACTTTAATTTTGAAACTCCAAGCACTAAAAATTTCATTAACGTTTTGAAAGCTTTAGAGTTAGAAAATAAAAAATCATTATTTGTATTGGGTGATACCAATAAAAATGTATATTTGTCGTCACGTAATTTAAAGGCGTCTAATGTTGTAAGTAACTCAGAATTAAGCACTTACGCTATTTTGAATGCTAATAATTTAGTGCTTTTAGAGAGTTCTTTGGGAGTAATTGAAGAAAATTTAAGTAAATAA